From Sediminibacterium sp. TEGAF015, a single genomic window includes:
- a CDS encoding GumC domain-containing protein: MQPKILPEDSAFETQPYKEQVQAFIQLLFAKWKLLLVLAVLGFVGGLVYHWIKPVEYIARTSFVVEESKAGSGNLMSALAGQFGFDLGSLSGTSGVLAGDNVLQLLKSGTLIKQTLLTPYDAKKSLADVYAETQDLKTKWEGKKKVGKWIDFPVGKKMDRLQDSLLKVVVQKIVEKNLSVLKPDRKLGFFELSVISRDEAFSQLFCTRLLKVATDFYVNTKTRRLQSNVQRLQAKADSLASTLNKKTYSAAETDRLLLNANPVYSAPTVSAEISSRDKYVQATIYGEIIKNLEISKTAMIQETPTVQVVDYPDLPLNSTEEGWWVKALSGMMAALVAGGVMVFLTGGEWPKGKH; the protein is encoded by the coding sequence ATGCAACCCAAAATATTACCAGAAGATTCTGCATTTGAAACCCAACCTTACAAGGAACAGGTACAAGCTTTTATTCAATTACTATTTGCCAAATGGAAATTATTATTGGTATTGGCAGTCCTGGGTTTTGTTGGAGGGTTGGTATATCATTGGATAAAACCTGTTGAATATATTGCCCGCACCAGTTTTGTGGTAGAAGAATCCAAAGCAGGTAGCGGTAACCTGATGTCTGCCTTGGCCGGACAATTCGGCTTTGATTTGGGAAGTTTATCTGGAACCAGTGGGGTATTGGCAGGAGACAATGTATTGCAATTGTTAAAAAGCGGTACGCTGATTAAACAAACCCTACTTACTCCTTATGATGCGAAAAAAAGTTTAGCCGATGTTTATGCTGAAACGCAGGACTTGAAAACAAAATGGGAAGGCAAGAAAAAAGTAGGGAAATGGATTGATTTTCCGGTAGGAAAGAAAATGGATCGACTACAGGACAGTTTGCTCAAAGTAGTGGTTCAAAAAATAGTAGAGAAGAACTTATCGGTATTAAAGCCAGATCGAAAACTGGGTTTTTTTGAACTCAGTGTAATTAGCCGGGATGAAGCATTCAGTCAATTGTTCTGCACTCGCTTGTTGAAAGTTGCGACTGATTTTTATGTGAATACCAAGACCCGAAGATTGCAATCGAATGTGCAGCGATTACAAGCCAAAGCAGATAGTTTGGCATCCACTTTGAATAAGAAGACTTATTCCGCCGCCGAAACAGACCGATTGCTCTTAAATGCAAATCCAGTATATTCAGCACCCACCGTATCTGCAGAAATCTCCAGCCGCGATAAATATGTACAAGCCACTATTTATGGGGAAATTATCAAGAACCTGGAAATCAGTAAAACAGCAATGATTCAGGAAACCCCCACTGTACAAGTAGTTGACTATCCTGATTTGCCCTTGAATTCAACGGAAGAAGGATGGTGGGTAAAAGCGTTGAGTGGAATGATGGCTGCCTTAGTTGCTGGTGGCGTTATGGTTTTTCTTACAGGCGGAGAATGGCCGAAAGGGAAGCACTGA
- a CDS encoding capsule assembly Wzi family protein, translating to MKAIKIYLLFFLGILLSISNLDAQVVTEYSQNEVYNYLSRMDQKGLVTFHDLIRPISRIYIKSCLDSLQTKANLLTTTEKKELDFYLRDFTDGLELPTGSGEIRNTYFTKDPFGRFRSIAIHSKDFRMRVDPILQYGTYQGKDQSVTQYGSGFNLYGYAGKHWGFYLSFNDVNEKGKGIDTTRSFTPETGFSTRIAPNQKSHNYSQIRAGIYYQFKNGSIGFGQDQLSYGYGENGRIVLSNKAPTYPLIRFDFAPLPWLRFNYTHAWLNSDIIDSSRTYNTGTTTYGGRREQFINKYMAQHSIQFRIKKGLHISLGESIVYSDQLNAGYLIPISFFKVFEIQQANNNINAGANSQLFLSVSSRNNIKNTHLYGTIFIDEVRLSAIANSEKSRNQLGFTLGASVTDLGLPYLTATVEYTRINPFVYRNLLPAQNYTHYGYSLGDWMGSNSDRFLFNVKYTPIPRLKLLLQYQYIRKGGEGTLDQQYFQQPQPAFLFNYMFNQNEWFLQSQYELYNNLYITGSYRTQNNGWNQGFLGFRYGF from the coding sequence ATGAAGGCAATTAAAATCTATCTACTCTTCTTTTTAGGCATACTACTATCCATTTCAAATTTGGATGCGCAGGTGGTAACCGAATACTCCCAAAACGAAGTGTACAATTACTTGAGCCGTATGGACCAGAAAGGTCTAGTGACTTTTCATGATTTGATAAGACCCATAAGCAGAATCTATATTAAATCTTGCTTGGACAGTTTACAAACAAAAGCCAATCTATTGACGACCACTGAGAAAAAAGAATTGGATTTTTATCTAAGAGATTTTACGGATGGATTGGAATTGCCCACTGGTTCTGGAGAGATCCGAAATACCTATTTTACCAAAGATCCTTTTGGTCGCTTTCGATCGATTGCTATTCACAGCAAAGACTTTCGTATGCGGGTGGATCCTATTTTACAATACGGCACTTACCAAGGCAAGGACCAATCGGTTACTCAATATGGTTCTGGATTTAACTTATATGGGTACGCAGGAAAACATTGGGGTTTCTATCTTTCTTTTAATGATGTAAATGAAAAGGGGAAGGGCATTGATACAACCCGAAGCTTTACACCTGAAACAGGTTTTTCTACCCGCATTGCACCGAACCAAAAAAGCCATAACTATTCGCAAATCAGAGCGGGCATTTATTATCAATTTAAAAATGGAAGCATTGGTTTTGGACAAGACCAACTATCCTATGGATATGGGGAAAACGGCAGAATTGTATTGTCCAATAAAGCGCCCACTTATCCCCTTATTCGATTTGACTTTGCACCGCTACCTTGGTTGCGATTTAACTATACACATGCCTGGTTGAACTCGGATATTATTGACTCTAGCAGAACCTATAATACAGGCACCACTACCTATGGTGGTAGAAGGGAGCAGTTCATTAATAAATACATGGCACAGCATAGTATTCAATTCCGAATCAAAAAAGGATTGCATATTTCTTTGGGAGAATCCATTGTGTACAGCGATCAACTGAATGCGGGGTATTTGATCCCCATTTCCTTCTTCAAAGTTTTTGAAATTCAACAGGCCAATAACAATATCAATGCAGGAGCCAATAGTCAGTTGTTCCTAAGTGTGAGTTCTAGAAACAATATCAAGAATACTCATTTGTATGGAACCATTTTCATTGATGAAGTAAGACTGAGTGCTATTGCCAATAGCGAAAAAAGCCGGAACCAATTGGGCTTTACGTTGGGAGCCAGCGTAACCGATCTAGGACTTCCCTATTTAACTGCTACGGTGGAATATACACGCATCAATCCTTTTGTATATCGCAATTTATTGCCAGCCCAGAATTATACCCATTATGGTTATTCTTTAGGAGATTGGATGGGAAGCAATTCAGATCGGTTCTTATTCAATGTGAAGTATACCCCTATCCCCAGACTCAAATTGCTATTGCAATACCAATACATCAGAAAAGGCGGAGAAGGGACTTTGGATCAACAATATTTTCAGCAACCCCAGCCCGCCTTTTTATTCAATTATATGTTTAACCAAAACGAATGGTTTTTGCAAAGCCAATATGAGTTGTACAACAACTTATATATCACTGGAAGTTATCGTACCCAAAACAATGGATGGAACCAGGGCTTTCTGGGCTTCCGCTATGGTTTCTAA
- a CDS encoding SLBB domain-containing protein — translation MKRTLKLFYLLVFLCLGINNPLGAQNPGSNNLKVSQLSDKQITQLWQRTQKAGMSENEAIEELVKRGMSASEVNQFKQRLIKVQGANKSAFSSQNSIRDTASFLRDSSWILAVPQVKRLSPYFGFDFFSNPDINFEPNFIMAPPKNYLVGPGDELTVTITGANETDFTAAISKEGNYVLPYAGVVNLNGLNLEQATQKIKQKLKIAYPLISAGKTQVMVTVDNVKSMQIHVIGEAEKPGTYTLSSIANVFNALYASGGPSANGSLRMIELIRNNKVIAQIDFYEFLLKGTLSKSLQLEHQDIIRFPVYQKRVSVNGQIKRPAVYELLEKETLQDLITMAGGLGDTAYRDAVKLVQLSNKERVLRDVPATDFAYFIPRNADSIYVEKIPAIYNNRIILAGAVNRPGNYELTKDLSLVKLIQKANGILEKAYTNRAAIFRRNPVSYEQSIISFEVSDVLSGKAADILLAKDDSIHIYAKDQMEEKSTITVGGNVRNPGIFSFKKGISLEDAILLAGGFTNDAATHKVEISRLEKNKSDTLANKLIDLIKVEVDSSLSKKAGSTTLLEPLDYIFVPRLLNYRNLGSVKIRGEVLYAGDYSLERRDETVQEIIQRAGGVTPNGSFANAQVYRNKLRVATTILSENEQGTNNRFLLLPGDSINIPRNESFVEVQGQVFNQQIFAFESRRFKSYISDAGGITDKGNLKKAYIQYSNGVNKKIKSFLFLRFYPRVQPGSKIIVPEINPAEKKGLTVFELSALTGILTAIVSMVSILRN, via the coding sequence ATGAAACGTACACTGAAATTATTTTATCTACTTGTGTTCCTATGCCTAGGCATTAATAACCCCTTGGGTGCCCAAAACCCTGGTTCCAATAATTTGAAAGTTTCTCAGTTATCCGATAAGCAGATTACGCAATTGTGGCAACGTACGCAGAAAGCGGGCATGTCGGAAAATGAAGCCATTGAGGAATTAGTGAAAAGAGGGATGTCGGCTTCGGAAGTGAATCAGTTCAAACAAAGATTGATCAAAGTACAGGGAGCCAATAAATCTGCTTTTAGCAGTCAAAATAGCATTCGGGATACCGCTAGTTTTTTAAGAGATAGCAGTTGGATATTAGCTGTACCGCAAGTGAAAAGGCTCTCCCCTTATTTTGGATTCGATTTTTTTAGCAACCCTGATATCAACTTTGAGCCCAATTTCATTATGGCCCCACCGAAGAATTATTTAGTAGGCCCCGGAGATGAATTAACTGTAACTATAACAGGAGCCAATGAAACCGATTTTACGGCTGCTATTTCCAAAGAGGGCAATTATGTTTTGCCGTATGCGGGGGTAGTGAACCTGAATGGTTTAAACTTGGAACAAGCTACCCAAAAAATAAAGCAGAAATTGAAAATTGCCTACCCCTTAATCAGCGCGGGAAAAACCCAAGTAATGGTTACAGTAGACAATGTAAAGTCGATGCAAATCCATGTGATTGGAGAAGCAGAAAAACCAGGCACCTATACTTTGAGTTCAATCGCGAATGTATTCAATGCTCTGTATGCCTCCGGTGGCCCTTCTGCCAATGGATCACTTCGTATGATTGAATTGATTCGCAACAATAAAGTGATTGCCCAGATAGATTTCTATGAGTTCTTATTAAAAGGGACTTTATCTAAGTCCTTGCAATTAGAACACCAGGACATCATTCGCTTTCCCGTATATCAGAAAAGAGTTTCTGTGAATGGACAAATCAAACGTCCTGCTGTTTATGAATTATTGGAAAAGGAAACCCTGCAAGACCTGATTACCATGGCAGGTGGCTTAGGAGACACTGCCTATAGAGATGCGGTAAAACTAGTGCAGTTAAGCAATAAAGAGCGGGTTTTGAGAGATGTACCCGCTACTGATTTTGCGTATTTTATTCCCCGCAATGCAGATTCTATTTATGTAGAAAAAATACCCGCCATTTACAATAACCGCATTATTCTGGCAGGTGCTGTGAATAGACCTGGGAACTATGAACTGACCAAGGATTTGAGCTTGGTAAAACTGATTCAAAAAGCCAATGGCATTCTGGAAAAAGCCTATACCAATAGAGCAGCTATTTTCCGTAGAAACCCTGTGAGTTATGAGCAGTCCATCATCAGTTTTGAAGTGAGCGATGTATTAAGTGGTAAAGCGGCTGATATCTTGTTAGCCAAAGACGACTCTATCCATATTTATGCCAAGGACCAGATGGAAGAAAAATCAACGATTACGGTTGGGGGCAATGTAAGAAACCCTGGAATATTTAGTTTCAAAAAAGGGATATCCTTAGAAGATGCGATTCTATTGGCCGGAGGATTTACCAATGATGCGGCTACGCATAAGGTAGAAATTTCCCGATTGGAAAAAAACAAATCGGATACCTTGGCCAACAAACTTATTGACCTGATTAAAGTAGAAGTAGATTCTAGCTTGAGCAAAAAAGCAGGGAGTACCACTTTACTGGAGCCTCTGGACTATATTTTTGTTCCTCGCCTCTTGAATTACCGAAATTTAGGAAGTGTAAAAATCAGAGGAGAAGTATTGTACGCTGGTGATTATTCTTTAGAAAGAAGAGATGAAACTGTTCAGGAAATTATACAAAGAGCGGGCGGCGTAACGCCCAATGGATCTTTTGCCAATGCACAAGTATATCGCAATAAACTACGAGTTGCAACTACCATTTTGTCGGAGAATGAACAGGGTACCAATAATCGCTTCCTATTGTTGCCAGGTGACAGCATTAATATCCCCAGAAACGAATCTTTTGTAGAAGTGCAAGGACAGGTATTTAACCAACAAATTTTTGCCTTTGAATCCAGAAGATTCAAGTCGTATATCTCCGATGCAGGGGGCATTACCGACAAGGGTAACTTAAAGAAAGCCTATATCCAATATAGCAATGGGGTGAATAAAAAAATCAAGTCTTTTTTATTCTTGCGCTTCTACCCTAGAGTTCAACCGGGAAGTAAAATCATTGTGCCGGAAATAAACCCAGCAGAAAAGAAAGGACTAACCGTATTTGAGTTATCGGCACTAACAGGTATACTTACGGCGATTGTTAGCATGGTAAGTATTTTAAGGAATTAA
- a CDS encoding WecB/TagA/CpsF family glycosyltransferase: MNPGQKTIQEKPSRQIPKINIGGTGISDITLEETMDLFDQWIQEKTPRQICVTPVNCVVWAHQNKALQHIYNQADLTLCDGVPLIWASSFIGKQRLRGRVTGLDLLPQYIARAHQKNYRMFFLGAAPGVAAQYQTQLEAQYPGIQIVGTYSPPYANEFSAAVNQKMVDLINAAAPDIVWVSLTAPKQDFWIAQHLQQLKSTINIGIGGALDVAVGKFNRAPIWMQKNGLEWLYRFLKEPRRLFRRYFVEAPAILPILLKQKLANK, translated from the coding sequence TTGAATCCAGGGCAAAAAACAATTCAGGAGAAACCAAGCAGGCAGATTCCCAAAATTAATATTGGGGGTACGGGCATCAGTGATATTACGCTGGAAGAGACCATGGATTTGTTTGACCAATGGATTCAGGAAAAGACCCCTCGGCAAATTTGTGTAACGCCCGTGAACTGTGTGGTATGGGCCCATCAAAACAAAGCCTTACAACATATTTATAACCAGGCTGACCTGACATTATGTGATGGGGTTCCCTTGATTTGGGCTTCTTCCTTTATTGGAAAACAACGATTAAGGGGGAGGGTAACTGGCTTAGACTTATTGCCTCAATACATAGCACGAGCCCACCAAAAGAATTATCGGATGTTTTTTCTAGGTGCAGCCCCCGGGGTGGCTGCTCAATACCAGACACAACTGGAAGCCCAATATCCAGGCATTCAGATTGTGGGTACGTATAGCCCGCCTTATGCCAATGAATTTAGTGCAGCAGTGAACCAAAAAATGGTGGACCTTATCAACGCGGCAGCGCCCGATATTGTATGGGTGAGCTTAACCGCTCCCAAACAAGATTTTTGGATTGCCCAGCATTTGCAACAACTCAAGAGCACGATTAATATTGGTATTGGGGGCGCATTGGATGTGGCAGTGGGCAAGTTCAACCGAGCCCCGATTTGGATGCAAAAAAATGGACTGGAATGGTTGTATCGGTTCTTGAAAGAACCCCGAAGATTATTCCGAAGGTATTTTGTGGAAGCCCCCGCTATTTTACCTATTTTACTCAAACAAAAATTGGCCAATAAATAA
- a CDS encoding capsule assembly Wzi family protein produces MSKNRVGLFLIGIVLFHVSVQAQWVQKDIVRELAITQHLLGNQADSFLYPSKQLVNKKKVKIELLPIGMTHLYHSSLPTGYNLSSAIAAKGYQLQVSGGFKASIGDKLKIQLNPEWVEAKNQDFEQMAQILGDQTWADYYRFANNVDLPVKMGEGPYSRAFLGQSYIKYQWNKNWEAGISSENLWWGPGWKNALIMSYNAPGFLHATVNTKKPVETKWGTISFQWIGGKLKESGILPLRINSVYNGNFVYQPKIQEDRILTAIHFNWTPKWTPNLSLGYSGAAYFYANDWGTKASLGAVYARYRMPEELAELYMEFGALKDFRRAYVAGFRKLFPTTNNAHIQFAAELTQMQAQTAELIRDPNSWYTNDKVRHGYTHLGRTIGAGIGPGSNSQNIEISWVKNNNKIGLQFERLRHNSDFYYYTFARIGDFRRHWVDLSSSAFASWQFKNIWLNARLQWMRTFNYQWLIIETNPSTPGNYFDPGNDYRNISASLSAILRL; encoded by the coding sequence GTGAGTAAGAATAGGGTAGGATTATTTTTAATTGGGATAGTTCTTTTTCATGTCTCAGTGCAAGCCCAATGGGTGCAAAAAGACATTGTTCGTGAATTAGCCATTACCCAGCATCTATTAGGCAATCAAGCAGATTCCTTTCTGTACCCATCTAAACAACTTGTTAATAAAAAGAAAGTAAAGATTGAACTCCTGCCAATTGGGATGACGCACTTGTATCATTCTTCCTTGCCTACTGGCTATAATTTGAGTTCAGCCATTGCTGCCAAGGGGTACCAGTTACAAGTTTCTGGCGGTTTCAAAGCTAGCATTGGAGATAAATTAAAGATTCAATTGAATCCTGAATGGGTAGAAGCCAAGAACCAGGATTTTGAACAGATGGCGCAAATCTTGGGAGACCAAACTTGGGCAGATTATTATCGTTTTGCAAACAATGTAGACCTACCTGTAAAAATGGGAGAAGGGCCTTATTCCAGAGCCTTTTTGGGACAATCTTATATTAAATATCAGTGGAACAAAAATTGGGAAGCGGGCATTTCGTCCGAGAATTTATGGTGGGGGCCTGGATGGAAAAATGCGTTGATCATGAGCTACAATGCGCCTGGTTTTTTGCATGCTACCGTAAATACAAAAAAGCCAGTCGAAACCAAGTGGGGTACAATTTCTTTTCAGTGGATAGGGGGTAAGCTAAAAGAATCAGGTATTTTGCCTCTGCGCATTAATTCGGTTTACAATGGCAATTTTGTGTATCAACCTAAAATACAAGAAGATCGAATATTGACTGCCATACATTTCAATTGGACACCCAAATGGACCCCCAACCTTTCGCTGGGTTATTCAGGGGCAGCTTATTTCTATGCCAATGATTGGGGCACCAAAGCCAGTCTAGGTGCTGTGTATGCCCGCTATAGAATGCCAGAAGAATTAGCTGAACTATACATGGAATTTGGGGCTTTGAAAGATTTTAGAAGAGCCTATGTAGCAGGTTTTCGTAAACTATTTCCTACCACTAACAACGCCCATATTCAATTTGCTGCAGAGTTAACGCAAATGCAAGCACAGACGGCAGAACTCATTCGCGATCCCAATAGCTGGTACACAAATGACAAAGTAAGACATGGCTATACGCATTTAGGCAGAACCATCGGCGCGGGTATTGGGCCAGGTAGCAATAGCCAGAACATAGAAATTTCCTGGGTCAAGAATAATAATAAGATAGGATTACAATTCGAAAGGCTACGACACAACAGCGATTTTTATTATTATACTTTCGCTCGCATAGGCGATTTTAGAAGACATTGGGTGGATTTGTCCAGTAGCGCATTTGCCAGCTGGCAATTCAAAAATATTTGGCTCAATGCAAGATTGCAATGGATGCGCACCTTCAATTACCAATGGTTAATCATTGAAACCAATCCTTCTACTCCTGGTAATTATTTTGATCCTGGAAATGATTATCGCAATATCAGTGCTTCCCTTTCGGCCATTCTCCGCCTGTAA
- a CDS encoding capsule assembly Wzi family protein, whose product MRFIFATFNLLIILGSNTTLLAQQYALEQVNSNSSRNQQLLSNVDSNISFSVRANSILLQSKVSWEKPSLTILSIILTQQLNTRNPYGWNDGPMMQAKGYQMVARPGVNMRYGVFEAQAAPEFLYSGARSYTKLFPGQSFVKAHLGPISMGVSSENLWWGPGINSSLLMSNNASGFLHGFIGTNKPIKTPIGNIEFNIIGARLTSYIKLLYENNYNQIRNINDDWRYLNAYVVSWQPKWVKGLFLGMTRSLQQYGDKVQRQQTGFVSKYLPVLGLAIQKTNNFGDDSLDRDQLASFFLRWLLPKSNAEFYVEFGKNDYGYNVRDYLMAPSHSYAYTVGFRKLLPKNKEEYVQIEGELTQMSQSPDAMVRSAGNWYVHGQIGQGYTHQNQIIGSGAGFGANVQTASATWINGDIRNGFLIQRVERDPEGRVNKWTDFSIGWMPQWKYKNMLLGAKVQLIRSNNYNWEKGNHNFNIHSRLMIQYNIQ is encoded by the coding sequence ATGAGATTTATTTTTGCGACATTTAATTTATTAATTATTCTTGGAAGTAATACTACCTTACTTGCTCAACAATATGCTTTAGAACAAGTTAATTCAAATTCATCCAGAAATCAACAATTATTAAGTAATGTAGATTCAAATATTTCTTTTAGTGTTCGAGCTAATTCCATTCTTCTACAATCAAAAGTCTCTTGGGAAAAGCCGTCTCTTACAATTCTTTCCATTATTTTAACTCAACAGCTCAATACCCGGAATCCCTATGGTTGGAATGATGGTCCTATGATGCAAGCCAAGGGATATCAGATGGTGGCTCGACCTGGAGTTAATATGCGATATGGCGTTTTTGAAGCACAAGCGGCCCCAGAATTTCTATATTCAGGTGCACGATCTTATACCAAGCTTTTTCCAGGTCAATCTTTTGTAAAAGCCCATTTAGGACCTATTTCAATGGGAGTATCATCAGAAAATTTGTGGTGGGGGCCTGGTATTAACAGTTCCTTGTTAATGAGTAATAATGCCTCAGGTTTTTTGCATGGATTTATTGGTACTAATAAACCCATTAAAACACCCATTGGAAATATTGAATTTAATATTATTGGAGCCAGGTTAACTTCTTACATTAAGCTCCTTTACGAAAATAATTATAACCAAATTCGAAACATCAACGATGATTGGCGATACCTAAATGCTTATGTGGTAAGTTGGCAGCCTAAATGGGTAAAAGGATTGTTTCTAGGAATGACCAGATCTTTGCAACAATATGGGGATAAAGTCCAACGTCAGCAAACTGGTTTTGTAAGCAAGTATTTGCCAGTACTAGGTTTAGCCATTCAGAAAACCAATAATTTCGGAGATGATTCACTGGACAGAGATCAGTTGGCTTCTTTTTTTCTGCGTTGGCTATTACCAAAATCAAATGCTGAATTCTATGTGGAGTTCGGTAAAAACGATTATGGTTATAATGTCAGAGATTATTTGATGGCTCCCTCTCATTCCTATGCTTATACCGTTGGATTCAGAAAATTGCTGCCAAAGAATAAGGAGGAATATGTGCAAATAGAAGGTGAACTCACTCAGATGAGTCAATCCCCTGATGCCATGGTTCGAAGTGCGGGTAATTGGTATGTTCATGGTCAAATTGGTCAAGGCTATACCCATCAAAACCAAATCATCGGTTCAGGTGCTGGATTTGGGGCCAATGTGCAAACAGCTTCCGCTACCTGGATTAATGGGGATATTCGAAATGGGTTTTTGATTCAAAGGGTGGAAAGAGATCCAGAAGGTAGAGTAAATAAATGGACGGACTTTAGCATTGGTTGGATGCCCCAATGGAAATACAAGAATATGCTTTTGGGAGCTAAGGTTCAATTGATTCGTTCTAATAATTACAATTGGGAGAAGGGTAATCATAATTTTAATATTCACTCCCGCTTAATGATTCAATACAATATCCAATAA
- a CDS encoding undecaprenyl-phosphate glucose phosphotransferase, with protein MPRKINQYSIIRYITDGAIVGMSYLLAAAFSLQLNIWEHEWNNYVFVLIALAVWYISTNFSHLYTDRRSNKYSEEIIFIIYSLGIYTIMLSSVFFFVSDSLGREHNTSFFIALDGILFVLLTFTKYIIRKYLHSAISHGKLLDNILIVGVTPAAQDFYEAINRYYYYGYKCVGFLDDQVTKMNGCPYKGTVKELAKTIKETPIDEVVIALPTHRNKEIQQCIDICDQYATQTRILPDFEQYTSSNLQVNNIGLLSVINIRELPLDKASNRLLKRSFDIVFSLLFFILIASWLFPILVVLIKITSKGPVFFTQERWGLNNEKITCYKFRTMVKESKDLDQNGNYQQAHKYDPRITAIGAILRRSNLDELPQFWNVLLGNMSVIGPRPHPTPLNLESMQTIDNYMLRHVVKPGISGWAQVNGYRGETKTPGSMQKRVNFDLYYIHRWTFWFDCQIILQTIINMIRGDQNAY; from the coding sequence ATGCCCAGAAAAATTAACCAATATTCTATTATTCGCTATATCACCGACGGGGCAATCGTGGGTATGTCTTATTTGTTGGCGGCAGCTTTTAGTCTTCAACTCAATATCTGGGAACATGAATGGAACAATTATGTATTTGTGCTGATTGCCTTGGCCGTTTGGTATATCAGTACCAATTTCTCGCATTTATATACCGATCGCCGCTCCAATAAATATTCAGAAGAAATCATTTTCATCATTTACTCGCTGGGCATTTATACCATCATGCTGAGCTCGGTATTTTTCTTTGTAAGTGATAGCTTAGGAAGAGAGCATAACACGAGTTTTTTCATAGCGCTGGATGGGATTCTATTTGTGCTACTAACTTTTACCAAGTACATTATTCGAAAATACTTACACTCTGCCATTTCGCATGGAAAATTGCTGGATAATATTTTGATAGTAGGCGTAACCCCTGCTGCACAGGATTTTTACGAAGCCATCAACCGCTATTATTATTACGGTTATAAATGTGTGGGATTCTTGGACGATCAGGTTACCAAAATGAATGGATGTCCTTATAAAGGCACTGTAAAAGAGTTGGCTAAGACCATCAAAGAAACACCCATTGATGAAGTGGTGATTGCATTGCCTACGCATCGCAACAAAGAGATACAACAGTGCATTGATATCTGTGACCAGTATGCCACACAAACCCGGATTTTACCTGACTTTGAGCAATACACATCTTCTAATTTACAAGTGAATAATATTGGTTTATTGTCGGTAATTAATATCCGAGAATTACCCTTAGATAAGGCATCCAATCGTTTGCTCAAAAGAAGCTTTGATATTGTTTTTTCCTTGCTATTTTTCATTTTGATTGCCAGCTGGTTGTTTCCTATTCTGGTGGTACTCATCAAAATCACTTCTAAAGGGCCTGTGTTTTTTACCCAAGAACGTTGGGGATTGAACAACGAAAAAATTACCTGCTATAAGTTCCGAACCATGGTGAAAGAGAGTAAGGATTTGGATCAGAACGGGAACTACCAGCAAGCGCATAAATATGATCCCCGTATTACAGCAATTGGTGCCATTCTAAGAAGAAGTAACCTGGATGAATTGCCCCAATTCTGGAATGTATTGTTGGGCAATATGTCGGTGATTGGTCCCAGACCCCATCCTACTCCACTGAACCTGGAATCGATGCAAACCATTGACAACTATATGTTACGACATGTGGTGAAACCGGGCATTTCTGGATGGGCGCAAGTAAATGGATATAGGGGCGAAACCAAAACCCCAGGCTCCATGCAGAAAAGAGTCAATTTTGATTTATACTATATCCATCGTTGGACATTCTGGTTCGATTGTCAAATTATTTTACAAACCATTATCAATATGATCCGAGGCGATCAAAATGCGTATTAA